Genomic DNA from Candidatus Dojkabacteria bacterium:
GCTTTATAGTCTATTGGATGCCTTACTTTCAAACCCAGTAATTGCCACAAATATATATTTCAAGGGGGGAACATGTGCTTCAATGCTAGGCTTTCTAGATCGTTTCAGCATAGATCTTGATTTCGACATACTTGATAAAACTCAAAAGCCCATATTAAGAAAGGCTATTCATAAGATTATTTCACAGCTAGGATACACAATAAAGGATGAGTCGAAAGAGCAATTGCAATTTTTCCTAAAATATAGAGACATTCCAAATGAGCGGAACAACCTAAAACTTGAAATATCTGACCTAGTATCGACAAAGAACAAGTACAAAGAATACTACCTTGTGGAAATAGATAAATACTGCCAAGCCCAAACAATTGAGACGATGTTCGCAAACAAGCTTGTTGCATTAAAAGCACGATGGGATGAGGGTAAAGGCATTTCGGGTCGTGATATGTATGATATTCACCATTTTTTCAAACAAGGATACGACATAAATACCCCTGTTGTCGAAGAGCTTAGAAACTGCAGCTTTAATAAATATGTAAAAGAGCTAATAGATTTTATAACTACTACTGTTTCAGATAAAATGCTGTGGGAAGACCTCAATCCTCTTGTTTCAAGCAGTAAGTTAAAAACGGTTGTGCCTAAAATCAAATCAGAAGTCATATCAGCATTAAAAATCATCCAATTATGAGCACTTTCGATCCAGGTAATCAAGGCACGTTGGAACTTCCAGAAGCTTTAGGACTCCTGTTTTGCACGGACTAGACAGGTCAACAGGCCGGCTATAACGAGCTATTTTACATTGCAAGTACAGTTAAGCAAGATAAAAGCATTAGACCTTACCTTGTCCTGCATAACCAAACGGTATACAGTTAAGCAAGATGACAGACAATCAAGACACAATACAGGGCGGAAAATAGTTCCGAATACCTGCAGGAACAAAAAAGAAAGATTTAATAATAAATATTGTTGGCGCGAAAAATCCGCTTATCAAGTTCTAAAGAATAAATGGGTGATCGAGCGGAGTTGAACCGCCAACCCCCGCTTCCACAGAGCGGTGCTCTAACCAGTTGAGCTACGACCACCATCTAAAAAACAGTTAGCTGGAAGTCCCTATGCTGTCGGGACGACCACCATAAGATTCAAG
This window encodes:
- a CDS encoding nucleotidyl transferase AbiEii/AbiGii toxin family protein gives rise to the protein MEVTRRQDMPHKIALYSLLDALLSNPVIATNIYFKGGTCASMLGFLDRFSIDLDFDILDKTQKPILRKAIHKIISQLGYTIKDESKEQLQFFLKYRDIPNERNNLKLEISDLVSTKNKYKEYYLVEIDKYCQAQTIETMFANKLVALKARWDEGKGISGRDMYDIHHFFKQGYDINTPVVEELRNCSFNKYVKELIDFITTTVSDKMLWEDLNPLVSSSKLKTVVPKIKSEVISALKIIQL